CAGGAAAAGCATCCTAAATACTTGCTTTAACATGCAATTCTTaggttaaaattaaacatgtgtAAACAATAGAGATGCATATCAAACTAAAACTCttcatttttgtcatatttaaggTTGTAAAGTAACTCCAGCCGCTGGGGGGTCATCACCTGGTCGGATAGCACACACATAAGGACGTAAGCGACGTTTGGGACATAATTTCAGTCTGTAACAGGATCCTGAACACCAAGCAGAGGTTTAATTTATATTCAGCACGCTCTCTTTGGTTTCTGCTTTAATCTGCAGAATGAAAATCATGTTTACTAATGTATTCATAACAAATTCCTCTCATTATCCGCGGCTTTACTTAAAATAAGCACACGATGTTCTGgaaatttgaacatttaaagaTTCTCCCTGAAGTCTTTTacagcaaacaagaaaaaaaaacttcaagatGAAATAAACGGAGATGAAAACTTTATTGTTTGGTCTCAACTTTATTATCTTTTCACCTTTTGGAATAAAATGAGTCCAACTCGTGAACATTTGATTAcatcagagtttttattttatcaacctGAGCGCcgttttgcttaaaataaataaaaaatatgagaaCATTCGACAGGTGAGAATTAGGATTTACTGCAGGAGAAAACTAATTAATACTGGcaggttttatcttttatctctgctaaaatgatcagtcagtttgattaaataaacacacaggaTGCCAACTTTTTATGGAGGTAAAAAAACGTAAACAAACGCTCGCGTCGGTCCGTTGAAACGGCAAAAACCTTTCTGCAAACAGCTGCACATCGCGGCGTTTTCCTTCAGGAGAGAAGAAGAGTCCGGGTCGGACAGAAGGAACGTTTGCAGCACCGAAGAAcgattaaaaactgaaatgttttaaaaccaaacaggatAAAAAGTCTGAAGAAAGGTAGTGATTCAAACACCACATTTCCAGCCGTCTtcgtattcttttttttaaaaaaaagcggtaaaaataaattaagaaaactGCAGAGGAAATGTGGCGACTTCCTGAGCGATCCACCTCCGGGTTCAGCTGGAGctgaaaccagaaaaaacagGATGAGTTCAGGGGTCAGAGTGAAACCAGGTGAAGGTCAGGGGGGGCGGGGCTACGGGTGGCTCACCTGTCCGCCGCGTCCTGCTCGGCCTCGGCGCCGCTGTCCGTTTTGGACGCCGACGCTCGCAGTTTAATAGGATCTACGAAGACAAGGAGATCGAAGCGTAAAATGTAAATCTAATAAACTCATATTTATGTCGAAACTAAATAATTGGACCATTCCGTGGGAAAAAATGGGACAAGTTTGAATTTGAATATCAGTAAGAAAATAATGGACCGATTTCAGAATAATCAGGAAGACTTTGAACCTCCCATAACAACAgatctgaggtcaaaggtcaaggctggttctggttctgctcaggaactctgtctgtaaacacagttcaccgtgccgtccatagatgctgcttaaagctctatcaggcagagaagaagccagatgtgaacagatgtgtctcctctggaccagagaggagaactgttctgaggtcagactgcctctctgatggtatgagggtgcattagtccaggttttagaacctcaggtccagatgtttacagactgatggagatgctgcacagagaacatctggaacatctgctTTAAGACGTGTTTCTGCTCCTATATGTTTATAATGTTCCactgtcagtaaaatatgtttttaggagatttgttatttatattttttacgcGGCTGTCCAACTGTTCAGGATACTGGCTGTGAATGAAGCTCCTCCCCCTCCACGCCTACCCTGGATCCAGCGGATCTGCGTCGCCGGGCCGTAGCCCTGCTCGTTCTTCGCGGCGATGCGGAAGACGACGGCCGGGCGGCAGGACGAGGAGCTGTCGATCAGGGCGTTCACCAGGTGGGCGGAGCTAACCGAGCAGGACGTCTTGGTGCCGCGGTATATCCTGATGAAGGCCATCTGACTCTGCCGGTCCGAGCTGGAGGAGCGGTTCTTCCTCACCGCCAGGTACATGGAGTACTCCAGGATCCGGCCCGACGGCGACGACGGAGGATTCCAGTTGATCTGGACCGAGTCGTTGACCTTCACAGACACCGAAGACgaacagagtttatttaaatataaattaatttatctAAATCAAACTTCAGAGTTAAACTAGTCCAGAAACAAGGAAATGACGAACAAAGAGGGAAAAAGTTTGAGGCCATTTTGATCGGAGATCTTTCCGCAGCgtttcctgtctgttagcaaaatatctcgcaAAGCAcggcacagattttaatgaaactcccaaaGAGAGAGATCtctggatgtatgtctacaaccgATCAACTTTCGGAGCAAATccgagtcaagatggctgccacagcgggggaaaaaatggatgactgcatgagatctttgcttaaaatgtagCTTTAACCATCGGATTCCAAtgattgaaaaacatttttagttacACGTGATCCAACATATTTTTCTGGGCTGAGTTTGTCTAATTCAGGGGtgcccggtcctggtcctggagggacaccatcctgcaggttttagatgtttctctgctcctcagctggtcttcaggtttctgcagaacctgaagacctgctgaggagcagagaaacacctaaaacctgcaggattgtgGACCCCTGCCATAACCTCCTCACTTTACTGTGTTGTTTTCCACAAATGGTTCGGATTAGTTGCTAAATGTGCTTAGAAGGTGCAAAATATAAGTTTAGGTTGAGGAAACTATACAATGCTACAAGTACGAGCTCGCTGCAGCTatatcctggtcctggaggacctccatcctacaggttttaggtgtttctctgctcctcaggttcTCCAGAAACCTGTTCATCACTCAGTTATTTAAATCCGACGAGTCCCAGCAGAGAAACTGTGAGTTTCCTCCATCTACAGCTCAGACGGGACCGTTCTggtagatttattttatttatgttgccTAAACAAAGCGAGGAGACCAGCTTCTACCGTCACATGTAAACACAGCCATATGAGAgtttgggtttttaaacagaaaacaacgaAATAAACGAGATCCCTGTGAATGACGAGCGTCACCTTGGCGATTTTGACCGCAGAGGGCGCTCCGGGGAAGCCGGGCTGGCAGGTTTTGAAGTCGCTGACGGGGCTGAAGTCCCCCTGGCCGAAGCAGTTCAGACCCGCGACTCTGAACCGGTACATTTGACCCGGAAGCAGGTCCTGCTTCTCCCTGCCCTGATAGTCCTGAGGGCCGGGCAGCCTCCTCTGAGGAAACGGAAGACGGAGTGAGACAAACATCCTTTTCCTTCCGACCGTCTgtagagttttatttatttacctctTTGCTCGGGGGCCTGACGGCCGACGCCACCTGGTTGCTCTCAGCAGGCAGGAAGTACTGAGTGACCTCACAGTAAAGCGTTTTAAACACGCCGACGTCAAACCAAACCTGAAGGAGAAACGACTTTAATTCAAGCGAAGCAGAACAAATGAGACACGGAATCCTGCTCGGAGCTGACCTGATCCGGACGGCCGAACGAATCTGCTGCGGCGGAGGAAGACGGCTTGTCTGTTccgaaaaaaaataaacattttaggcTAAAAGTCTCCCTGAAGACACCGACTTCAGTGTTATTCTTCTTATCACCTGTCTGGTGCTGGACTGAGCTGCTGTTCTCCACTGACGCTTCCTGTCCAGCagctgcaacaaacaaacaaactgagccCAGAGGACAGCGGCGAGGAAGACATTTTGAAGCCGAAGGGACTCACTGCAGCGGTTGGAGTCCTCCGGCGCTCTGCCGCCACCGTTCCCGTCCACTCGGGTTTCCCTGGAGCCGTTTGAGGATTTCACCGAGTTACTCCGCCGCTCCGAAGCCTCCTGAAAAATCAGACCAAACACAATCAGTGCTTCACTTTTTGTGTCAGCAAATAccatattttctggactataaggcgaaCTTAAAAGCTTTCGATTTTCTCAAAAGAACGACAAAGCAACTTATAATCCGGAGctccttatatatgtaagaagtcgtgatgttttagtccGACTTTGAACTACAACGGCGCGGCGCTCGCAGCtttaggcccccacatactcgggcggACTGAGCGTCCTCCGTGAGTGGCAAGGACTCCGGGTGGACTGTCTGCGGACGGTTGAGAAactattttcagattttttttgttgtttacctgaGGTGATGTTTTCTCCTCCCGACTGGCCGTTTCTTCATGTTGAGGATGGAGCGACGGGACACCTGGGGGGAATTTCACAGCTAAAAAAAGACGCTTCTCGCCTGACTCCAAACACCTTAAACTCAGAGCGATGATCTCAGTGGACGTCTGTGCTCCTCTCACCTGCGGGACGTTTATCGTTCCCACTCGGCCCACCCGCTCCTGTGAGCTCCACAGATTTGGAGACGGGAGGAAACACCGGCTGGATCTGAAGGAGGTAGCAGTCGGCGGCCGCCAGGGGGCGCCACGCCACGTGAAGCAAGCTGATGGTGGACTTGATGAGCAGCACCGCCTCTGGAGTAGCAGGTCGGTCTGACGGCAGAGAAGCAAATCTCAGACTTTCTGTAGTTTTGTTGTGAATCCTGCAGCTGTGGCTCGGTCAGCCTCACCCGTCTCCAGGTACCACAGGTCTTTGCAGCAGACTTGGTAGTTCCAGTTCTTGCGGTAACCGTCTCGGCCGCTCCAAACGTAAAGCCTGGAGCCAACGCTGGTGGAGCAGTGTCCGGCCCTGGCTCTGGGCCAGCTGGCGTACGGATCGTCGCTCTGAGAGccctggagctgcagctgggCCTCCAGGTCGTCCTGCTGCTCGGGGCCGAGTCTCTCCCAACACATCGTGTCTGTGGCACAAAAATCAGACGGCACTTACCCGCCTGGCCTCACGACGTCACCCATTTATATCCTGACGTGAGAATTACCAACCTAAGTTCAGTACATTTAAGGAGTTGGTGCACAT
The DNA window shown above is from Kryptolebias marmoratus isolate JLee-2015 linkage group LG18, ASM164957v2, whole genome shotgun sequence and carries:
- the hcfc2 gene encoding host cell factor 2, whose amino-acid sequence is MSDGVEEPQWRKVPSVTGVTPRSRHGHRAAAIRELIIVFGGGNEGIAEDLHVYNTVSRQWFLPAVRGDIPPGCAAHGFVCEGTRILVFGGMVEYGKYTNSLYELQATRWLWKKLKPRAPRNGSLPCPRIGHSFTLLGNKCFLFGGLANDSEDSNGNVPRYLGDLYELELQALTGVKGWNVPETKGDGPCPRESHTAVVYTGLSSSKLYIFGGMRGCRLNDFWQLDLNSMVWSTPVTRGPAPLPRSLHSANVIGNKMYVFGGWIPVPESEKHVSLETEWMCTNSLNVLNLDTMCWERLGPEQQDDLEAQLQLQGSQSDDPYASWPRARAGHCSTSVGSRLYVWSGRDGYRKNWNYQVCCKDLWYLETDRPATPEAVLLIKSTISLLHVAWRPLAAADCYLLQIQPVFPPVSKSVELTGAGGPSGNDKRPAGVPSLHPQHEETASREEKTSPQEASERRSNSVKSSNGSRETRVDGNGGGRAPEDSNRCTAGQEASVENSSSVQHQTDKPSSSAAADSFGRPDQVWFDVGVFKTLYCEVTQYFLPAESNQVASAVRPPSKERRLPGPQDYQGREKQDLLPGQMYRFRVAGLNCFGQGDFSPVSDFKTCQPGFPGAPSAVKIAKVNDSVQINWNPPSSPSGRILEYSMYLAVRKNRSSSSDRQSQMAFIRIYRGTKTSCSVSSAHLVNALIDSSSSCRPAVVFRIAAKNEQGYGPATQIRWIQDPIKLRASASKTDSGAEAEQDAADSSS